From a region of the Sphaerodactylus townsendi isolate TG3544 linkage group LG09, MPM_Stown_v2.3, whole genome shotgun sequence genome:
- the GCM2 gene encoding chorion-specific transcription factor GCMb translates to MSKDPFEDSDYVCSYGMKLTWDINDPKLPQEPKHFDSFQEWPDGYLRFIYSNEDKNAQRHLSGWAMRNTNNHNCQILKKSCLGVVVCARNCTLPDGTKLQLRPAICDKARQKQQKKHCPHCSSALELIPCRGHSGYPVTNFWRHDSKVIFFQAKGIHDHLRPESKTETEARRSALKKQVPLSHSTQKKRFLDFKMGTCNENGEYLHYIHHLACEGPEKICIIPDASLPLTVQPHHIFQDSESYKVTSNAASVPGEVELPFQKYPSPTVYASKPTCGYECAFPGYIGSNLYPTFPKDTMDITVDTDHVTLNGLPYCVNSVSPREKNSDGILRHHGLKPSFEENNNGENASHGMNQASADQPHNSGEYFCSYDSHCPLEFPAFQTIITTKMSYEACKSSVVKCGDNFYEAKDLLSCPLEENVSRNVCPEVKAHEDWGIVRSSLLSEQFLTSSKVEHVESVETYQDGPNTERNYTGYKGQTFRFENTEY, encoded by the exons ATGTCAAAAGATCCCTTTGAGGACTCCGACTATGTCTGCTCCTATGGGATGAAGCTAACGTGGGACATCAATGACCCCAAGTTACCCCAG GAGCCCAAACACTTTGATTCCTTCCAGGAGTGGCCAGACGGCTATCTGAGGTTTATTTATTCCAATGAGGATAAAAATGCCCAGCGGCATCTCAGCGGCTGGGCCATGCGCAACACCAACAACCACAACTGCCAGATCCTGAAGAAGTCCTGCCTGGGTGTGGTGGTTTGTGCCAGAAACTGCACGCTGCCGGACGGGACCAAACTTCAGCTCCGTCCTGCTATATGCGATAAAGCTCGGCAAAAGCAACAAA aaaagCACTGCCCACACTGCAGCTCAGCACTTGAGTTGATTCCTTGTCGGGGACATAGTGGCTATCCAGTAACTAACTTCTGGAGACACGACAGCAAAGTGATATTCTTTCAG GCCAAGGGAATTCATGACCATCTGaggccagagagcaaaacagagaCTGAGGCCAGAAGAAGTGCCCTTAAAAAGCAGGTGCCGCTTTCTCACTCAACccagaaaaaaagatttctggACTTTAAG ATGGGAACATGTAATGAGAACGGTGAATACCTTCACTATATTCATCACCTGGCATGCGAAGGACCAGAAAAAATCTGCATCATTCCAGATGCCAGCTTACCACTCACAGTGCAACCTCACCACATATTTCAAGATTCAGAATCTTACAAAGTTACTTCTAACGCAGCCAGTGTTCCTGGGGAGGTGGAATTGCCCTTCCAGAAGTACCCAAGTCCCACAGTCTATGCATCGAAGCCAACTTGTGGCTATGAATGTGCTTTTCCTGGCTATATTGGATCCAACTTGTATCCGACATTTCCCAAAGACACAATGGATATCACAGTGGATACGGATCATGTCACACTGAATGGACTTCCATATTGTGTAAATTCAGTGAGTCCCCGTGAAAAGAACAGCGATGGAATCCTTAGACATCATGGATTGAAACCATCCTTTGAGGAAAATAACAATGGAGAAAACGCGAGCCATGGAATGAATCAAGCTAGCGCCGACCAGCCTCATAATAGTGGAGAGTATTTTTGCAGCTATGATAGTCATTGTCCTTTGGAATTTCCAGCTTTTCAGACTATTATAACAACTAAGATGTCCTATGAAGCCTGTAAGTCATCAGTGGTGAAATGCGGTGACAATTTTTATGAAGCAAAAGATCTTCTGAGCTGTCCCCTGGAGGAGAACGTTTCTAGAAATGTCTGTCCTGAGGTAAAAGCTCACGAAGACTGGGGAATTGTCAGATCAAGTTTGCTTAGTGAACAATTTCTGACCAGTAGTAAGGTAGAGCATGTAGAGTCAGTGGAAACATATCAGGATGGTCCAAATACTGAAAGGAATTATACTGGCTATAAAGGGCAAACATTCAGATTTGAGAATACTGAATACTAA